One stretch of Streptomyces hygroscopicus DNA includes these proteins:
- a CDS encoding aromatic ring-opening dioxygenase LigA: MGITLNLQRARPADVYVGRSALAELMSVLHIMAEPDHHPEAQRWTHRLGMAISPSLAHEMSALSPLWARLRCRLLFPLGLPLDQPFEDELRHLEKLPLEEFVGLCSQGVLGFREAVPPARSLLTDPEAAERYVAQCELRSIRRGELAHDLVASPERLRGRLLCFLDSCAEAFFASEWRTVRDRLESAAARVRSDIRRRGLAEVLAGLSPTAVVSRGGERVRYDKLAVAEIEIGPRPLFLLPSVHVWPHLTVKDEESHPVVLQFAAREDGTADQLTQAELRARMSALASLGRMEVCRHLLGEPITTSELAQRMGLADTQVSRTLRQLRDAGLIESEREGKYVYHRLATSTLLRLGQDVLATIMR, encoded by the coding sequence GTGGGGATCACGCTCAACCTCCAGCGCGCACGACCGGCCGATGTGTACGTCGGCCGGTCGGCGCTGGCCGAGCTCATGTCGGTGCTGCACATCATGGCCGAGCCCGACCACCACCCCGAGGCCCAGCGCTGGACGCACCGGCTCGGGATGGCGATCTCCCCCTCCCTCGCCCATGAGATGAGCGCCCTGTCCCCGCTGTGGGCCCGGCTCCGCTGCCGGCTGCTGTTTCCGCTGGGACTTCCGCTGGACCAGCCCTTCGAGGACGAGCTGCGCCATCTGGAGAAGCTGCCGCTCGAGGAGTTCGTGGGCCTGTGCTCCCAGGGAGTGCTCGGCTTCCGCGAGGCCGTGCCCCCGGCCCGAAGCCTGCTCACCGACCCCGAGGCCGCCGAGCGCTATGTGGCCCAGTGCGAGCTGCGGTCCATCCGGCGCGGGGAGCTGGCCCACGATCTGGTGGCCTCGCCCGAGAGGCTGCGCGGCCGGCTCCTGTGCTTCCTCGACTCCTGCGCCGAGGCGTTCTTCGCCTCCGAGTGGCGCACGGTCCGCGACCGGCTGGAGTCGGCCGCCGCCCGGGTCCGCAGCGATATCCGGCGGCGGGGTCTGGCCGAGGTGCTGGCCGGGCTCAGCCCCACGGCGGTGGTCTCCCGGGGCGGGGAGCGGGTGCGCTACGACAAGCTGGCCGTCGCCGAGATCGAGATCGGCCCACGCCCGCTCTTCCTGCTCCCCTCCGTCCATGTCTGGCCGCATCTGACCGTCAAGGACGAGGAGTCCCACCCCGTGGTGCTCCAGTTCGCCGCCCGGGAGGACGGGACGGCCGATCAGCTCACCCAGGCGGAGCTGCGGGCCCGGATGTCCGCACTGGCGTCCCTGGGCCGGATGGAGGTGTGCCGCCATCTGCTGGGCGAGCCCATCACCACCTCCGAACTGGCCCAGCGGATGGGGCTCGCCGATACGCAGGTCTCCCGCACCCTGCGCCAGCTCAGGGACGCCGGGCTCATCGAGTCCGAGCGCGAGGGCAAGTACGTCTACCACCGGCTGGCCACCAGCACCCTGCTCCGGCTGGGGCAGGACGTGCTGGCGACCATCATGCGGTGA
- a CDS encoding gas vesicle protein GvpK — translation MTDDRAPRPGRRIEVDEESVRKSLAGLVLTIVELLRQLMERQALRRVEQGGISDEQIEKLGLTLMALERNMAELREHFGLTEDDLNLDLGPLGPLLPRD, via the coding sequence ATGACGGATGACCGCGCTCCCCGGCCCGGTCGGCGGATCGAAGTGGACGAGGAGTCGGTCCGCAAGAGCCTGGCCGGTCTGGTGCTCACCATCGTCGAACTGCTACGGCAGCTCATGGAGCGGCAGGCGCTGCGCCGCGTCGAGCAGGGCGGCATCAGCGATGAGCAGATAGAGAAGCTCGGGCTGACGTTGATGGCCCTGGAGCGGAACATGGCCGAGCTGCGGGAGCATTTCGGGCTGACCGAGGACGACCTCAACCTGGATCTGGGCCCGCTGGGCCCCCTGCTGCCCCGCGACTGA
- a CDS encoding gas vesicle protein GvpA, whose protein sequence is MTRAIERREVALVDLLDRVLAGGVVIAGEITLTIADIDLVRISLRALIASVRVENEEEERGGREGVRHDG, encoded by the coding sequence GTGACCCGTGCGATCGAGCGCAGGGAGGTGGCCCTGGTCGACCTGCTCGACCGGGTGCTGGCCGGAGGCGTGGTGATCGCGGGGGAGATCACCCTGACCATCGCCGACATCGACCTGGTGCGGATCTCCCTGCGCGCCCTGATCGCCTCCGTACGGGTGGAGAACGAGGAGGAGGAACGAGGAGGAAGGGAGGGGGTCCGCCATGACGGATGA
- a CDS encoding gas vesicle protein: MTDSLATWLYAVTAAPEGGAPPQGLTGVADEPVRLVEKAGLAAVVGSVPLEEFDEDALRGHLEDLEWLERTARAHHRVINGVARQGQVIPLRFATLYHDDDRVRAMLQERREDFAATLRRVAGRTEWGVKAYVDPRSFLPDPDEPAGGEDSPGTAYLLRRRAQRQDQETAHLRATERAEEIHASLAALAVATAAHPPQDTALAAYEGWMVLNNSYLVPDGLTEEFTALVTALGERYLAFTLEVSGPWPPYSFTAPPKREGQEGQEGQEGEARPKEAPS; this comes from the coding sequence GTGACCGATTCCCTCGCCACCTGGCTGTACGCGGTGACGGCCGCCCCCGAGGGCGGCGCCCCGCCGCAGGGGCTCACCGGCGTGGCGGACGAGCCGGTGCGCCTGGTGGAGAAGGCGGGGCTGGCCGCCGTCGTGGGCTCCGTACCCCTGGAGGAGTTCGACGAGGACGCGCTGCGCGGCCATCTGGAGGACCTGGAGTGGCTGGAGCGCACGGCCCGCGCCCATCACCGGGTGATCAACGGCGTGGCCCGCCAGGGCCAGGTCATCCCGTTGCGCTTCGCCACGCTCTACCACGACGACGACCGGGTCCGCGCGATGCTCCAGGAGCGCCGGGAGGACTTCGCGGCCACGCTGCGGCGGGTGGCGGGCCGCACCGAGTGGGGCGTCAAGGCGTATGTCGACCCCAGGTCCTTCCTGCCCGACCCGGACGAGCCCGCCGGCGGCGAGGACAGCCCCGGCACCGCCTATCTGCTGCGCCGGCGGGCCCAGCGGCAGGACCAGGAGACCGCGCATCTGCGGGCGACCGAGCGGGCGGAGGAGATCCACGCCTCCCTCGCCGCGCTGGCGGTGGCGACGGCCGCCCATCCACCGCAGGACACCGCGCTGGCCGCCTACGAGGGATGGATGGTGCTGAACAACTCCTATCTGGTACCCGACGGTCTCACCGAGGAGTTCACCGCCCTGGTGACCGCGCTGGGGGAGCGCTACCTCGCCTTCACCCTGGAGGTCAGCGGCCCCTGGCCGCCTTACTCCTTCACCGCTCCACCGAAGCGGGAAGGACAGGAAGGACAGGAAGGACAGGAAGGAGAGGCCCGGCCCAAGGAGGCGCCGTCGTGA
- a CDS encoding gas vesicle protein GvpJ: MNQSSDWNAPVRRTGGAREPARRGSEPSSLADILERVLDKGIVIAGDIQINLLDIELLTIKIRLLVASVDRAKEMGIDWWEHDPTLSSGARDVLEENERLRRRVGELEDGPGAREMDRGAEREDER, translated from the coding sequence ATGAACCAGAGCTCCGACTGGAACGCTCCGGTCCGGCGCACCGGCGGCGCACGTGAACCGGCCCGCCGCGGATCCGAGCCCTCCAGCCTGGCCGACATCCTGGAGCGGGTGCTCGACAAGGGCATCGTCATCGCCGGTGACATCCAGATCAATCTGCTGGACATCGAACTGCTGACGATCAAGATCCGGCTGCTGGTCGCCTCCGTGGACCGGGCCAAGGAGATGGGCATCGACTGGTGGGAGCACGACCCCACGCTCTCCTCCGGCGCCCGGGACGTCCTGGAGGAGAACGAGCGGCTGCGGCGGCGCGTCGGCGAGCTGGAGGACGGCCCCGGCGCGCGCGAGATGGACCGCGGCGCGGAGCGGGAGGACGAACGGTGA
- a CDS encoding gas vesicle protein, producing MPPEERPREERRREDRRDEDRHRDERHHEERPRTRPREEGDRPEQGHERERPRPRRPALDARDAARRAARHVEGLTGRAAEGVTSLERGKDGWVIGIEVVETHRIPDSTDILAEYQVELDDSGELASYRRTERYYRGRGEDRT from the coding sequence GTGCCCCCCGAGGAACGGCCTCGCGAGGAGCGCCGCCGTGAGGATCGCCGCGACGAGGATCGCCACCGCGACGAACGCCACCACGAGGAGCGGCCGCGCACCCGGCCCCGTGAGGAAGGGGACCGGCCCGAGCAGGGCCATGAGCGGGAGCGGCCCCGGCCCCGCCGTCCCGCCCTCGACGCCCGTGACGCCGCGCGGCGTGCGGCGCGCCATGTGGAGGGGCTCACCGGGCGGGCCGCGGAGGGCGTCACCTCGCTGGAGCGTGGGAAGGACGGCTGGGTCATCGGCATCGAGGTCGTCGAGACCCACCGGATACCGGACTCCACCGACATCCTCGCCGAGTACCAGGTCGAGCTGGACGACAGCGGCGAACTCGCCTCCTATCGCCGCACCGAGCGCTACTACCGGGGCAGGGGGGAGGACCGGACATGA
- a CDS encoding gas vesicle protein GvpG, whose protein sequence is MGLFTGLATLPLAPVRGVVWVAERLHDEAHRQLYDPEVIKQRLEEVAEARESGELTEEEAAREEDELVRRLMSQGPPGGGMEV, encoded by the coding sequence ATGGGACTGTTCACCGGCCTGGCCACGCTGCCGCTGGCCCCGGTGCGAGGTGTCGTCTGGGTCGCCGAGCGGCTCCATGACGAGGCCCATCGGCAGCTTTACGACCCCGAGGTGATCAAGCAGCGGCTGGAAGAGGTCGCGGAGGCCCGGGAGAGCGGAGAGCTCACCGAGGAGGAGGCGGCCCGCGAGGAGGACGAGCTGGTTCGCAGGCTGATGTCCCAGGGGCCGCCCGGCGGGGGCATGGAGGTATGA
- a CDS encoding gas vesicle protein, with the protein MAEDARACYVYGVVSDDRTDESVEGLPAVGDPEAPVTLVRHHGQAAVVSEVPVGKPLGTPEDLRTHAKVLDSLAEQGPPVLPFRFGTVVRDTAAVTDELLAEGHDDFARGLDRLRGRSQLTVRARYEQDAVLREVVTEQPEARRLREELRGLPEEEGYEQRIQLGRLVLDTIDAKRSVDALELDRRLGPYALGSVSQEAASAEGLVNASFLVEDAKRQAFEEAAEELAEHWHGRVRLRLLGPLAPYDFVADALLEGEEGDE; encoded by the coding sequence ATGGCCGAGGACGCACGTGCCTGCTATGTCTACGGGGTCGTCTCGGACGACCGGACCGATGAGTCGGTCGAGGGCCTGCCCGCCGTCGGGGATCCGGAGGCCCCGGTGACCCTGGTCCGCCACCACGGTCAGGCCGCGGTGGTCAGCGAGGTGCCCGTCGGCAAGCCGCTGGGCACCCCCGAGGATCTGCGCACCCATGCCAAGGTGCTGGACAGCCTGGCCGAGCAGGGCCCACCGGTGCTGCCGTTCCGCTTCGGCACCGTGGTACGCGACACCGCCGCGGTGACCGACGAGCTGCTGGCCGAGGGGCATGACGACTTCGCCCGCGGCCTGGACCGGCTCCGCGGCCGCTCGCAGCTCACCGTGCGGGCCCGGTATGAGCAGGACGCGGTCTTGCGCGAGGTGGTGACCGAACAGCCGGAGGCCAGACGGCTCCGCGAGGAGCTGCGGGGGCTGCCGGAGGAGGAGGGGTACGAGCAGCGGATCCAGCTCGGCCGACTCGTCCTGGACACCATCGACGCGAAGCGGAGCGTGGACGCGCTGGAGCTCGACCGGCGGCTGGGGCCGTATGCGTTGGGCTCGGTGTCGCAGGAGGCGGCGTCCGCCGAAGGGCTGGTCAACGCCTCGTTCCTGGTGGAGGACGCGAAGCGGCAGGCGTTCGAGGAGGCGGCCGAGGAGCTCGCCGAGCACTGGCACGGCCGGGTCCGGTTGCGGCTGCTCGGCCCGCTGGCGCCGTACGACTTCGTGGCCGACGCACTGCTCGAAGGAGAGGAAGGCGACGAGTAG
- a CDS encoding gas vesicle protein, whose translation MTVARQQQSQYLDRASSSALVDVVDLILDKGLVIDVYVRVSLVGIELLTIDARIVVASVDTYLRFAEATNRLDLARSGTETHGLPGLMDDLREGGGKKKTKGALEGVKESVSDLLQDDDDDDDEDREPEPEERGRPRRTRGSTSHRERER comes from the coding sequence GTGACCGTAGCACGCCAGCAGCAGAGCCAGTATCTGGACCGGGCGAGTTCCAGCGCCCTGGTCGACGTGGTCGACCTCATCCTGGACAAGGGCCTGGTCATCGATGTGTATGTGCGGGTGTCCCTGGTGGGCATCGAGCTCCTGACCATCGACGCCCGGATCGTCGTCGCCAGCGTGGACACGTATCTGCGGTTCGCGGAGGCGACCAACCGACTCGACCTCGCCCGCAGCGGCACCGAGACCCATGGTCTGCCCGGCCTCATGGACGACCTCCGCGAGGGCGGCGGCAAGAAGAAGACCAAGGGCGCCCTGGAAGGCGTCAAGGAATCGGTCTCGGATCTGCTGCAGGACGATGACGACGATGACGACGAGGACCGGGAGCCCGAGCCCGAGGAGCGGGGCAGGCCCCGGCGCACGAGGGGTTCCACCAGTCACAGGGAGCGCGAGCGGTGA
- a CDS encoding cyclase, with the protein MAEETPKGRAGGRGALPTDRLAKEAQGLLMALGEKALESVTHLGGNPGTGALKGGLDQVKGKVVDTAKEQIKEKVKDQVKEKVVDKAKSFIPGLGGGGDGGGKGGKKLKVTNIVEQIDVGAPLSLTYNLWTEWENFPSYMKKVEDVQNQGEEEGEDEDGPGTESEWKAQVFWSHRKWQAEVVEQVPDKRIIWTSRADKGHVDGTITFHELAPELTRILFVLEYWPQGFMERTGNLWRAQGRRVRLELKHFRRHLMREVLLDPDEVVGWRGVVHDGEVVEGDEREEGEGEEGEEREEYDEEEEPEESEEYEDEEPRDEDEEEYEDEEPARRRTRR; encoded by the coding sequence ATGGCTGAGGAAACCCCCAAGGGACGGGCCGGTGGGCGCGGCGCGCTGCCCACCGACCGCCTGGCGAAGGAAGCACAGGGCCTGCTGATGGCGCTGGGCGAAAAGGCTCTGGAATCGGTCACCCACCTGGGGGGCAACCCCGGGACGGGCGCGCTGAAGGGCGGACTGGACCAGGTCAAGGGCAAGGTCGTCGACACGGCCAAGGAGCAGATCAAGGAGAAGGTCAAGGACCAGGTCAAGGAAAAGGTCGTCGACAAGGCCAAGAGCTTCATCCCGGGCCTCGGCGGTGGCGGCGACGGTGGCGGCAAGGGCGGCAAGAAGCTCAAGGTCACCAACATCGTGGAGCAGATCGACGTGGGCGCGCCCCTCTCCCTCACCTACAACCTCTGGACGGAGTGGGAGAACTTCCCCTCGTACATGAAGAAGGTCGAGGACGTCCAGAACCAGGGCGAGGAGGAGGGTGAGGACGAGGACGGGCCCGGGACGGAATCCGAGTGGAAGGCCCAGGTCTTCTGGTCGCACCGCAAGTGGCAGGCAGAGGTCGTCGAGCAGGTGCCCGACAAGCGGATCATCTGGACGTCTCGGGCCGACAAGGGCCATGTCGACGGCACGATCACCTTCCATGAGCTGGCCCCCGAGCTCACCCGGATCCTGTTCGTCCTGGAGTACTGGCCGCAGGGCTTCATGGAGCGCACCGGCAACCTCTGGCGCGCCCAGGGCCGCCGGGTGCGTCTGGAGTTGAAGCACTTCCGCCGTCATCTCATGCGCGAGGTGCTGCTCGACCCCGACGAGGTCGTGGGCTGGCGCGGTGTGGTGCACGACGGCGAGGTCGTGGAGGGGGACGAGCGAGAGGAGGGGGAAGGCGAGGAAGGCGAGGAGCGCGAGGAGTACGACGAGGAGGAAGAGCCCGAGGAGTCCGAGGAGTACGAGGACGAGGAGCCCCGGGACGAAGACGAGGAGGAGTACGAGGACGAGGAGCCCGCGCGGCGCCGCACGCGCCGCTGA
- a CDS encoding aldehyde dehydrogenase produces MKAVVYEKPYSVAVRDVDDPRIQHPNDVIVRVTSSAICGSDLHMYEGRTAAEPGIVFGHENLGVVEETGPGVVTLSKGDRVVMPFNVACGFCKNCLAGDTGFCLTVNPGFAGGAYGYVAMGPYPGGQAERLRVPFADFNCLKLPAGEEFETDFVLLADIFPTGYHGCELAEVSPGESVAVYGAGPVGLMSAYSALLRGAAKVFVVDRVPERLAKAEEIGAIPIDFGKDDAVRQILDRTGGEGTDKGIDAVGYQAQGREAGHEEPAVVLNSLVDTVRPTGRLGVPGLYVPSDPGAPDEHAKRGQLLVSIGRMFEKGQRMGTGQCNVKRYNRQLRDLIIAGRARPSFVVSHELSLAQAPQAYEKFDKRVEGYTKVVLHPVLAA; encoded by the coding sequence GTGAAAGCCGTCGTCTACGAGAAGCCCTATTCGGTGGCGGTGAGGGACGTCGACGATCCTCGGATCCAGCATCCGAACGATGTGATCGTGCGCGTCACCTCCAGCGCGATCTGCGGCTCCGATCTGCATATGTACGAGGGCCGTACGGCGGCCGAGCCCGGCATCGTCTTCGGGCACGAGAACCTCGGCGTCGTCGAGGAGACCGGCCCCGGCGTCGTCACGCTGTCCAAGGGCGACCGCGTCGTCATGCCGTTCAACGTGGCCTGCGGATTCTGCAAGAACTGCCTCGCGGGCGACACCGGCTTCTGTCTCACCGTCAACCCCGGTTTCGCGGGCGGTGCCTACGGCTATGTGGCGATGGGCCCCTACCCGGGCGGCCAGGCCGAGCGGCTGCGGGTGCCCTTCGCCGACTTCAACTGCCTGAAGCTGCCCGCGGGCGAGGAGTTCGAGACCGACTTCGTCCTGCTCGCCGACATCTTCCCGACCGGCTATCACGGCTGTGAGCTGGCCGAGGTCTCCCCGGGCGAGAGCGTGGCCGTCTACGGCGCGGGCCCGGTGGGGCTGATGTCCGCCTACTCCGCGCTGCTGCGCGGCGCCGCCAAGGTGTTCGTGGTCGACCGGGTGCCCGAGCGGCTGGCCAAGGCCGAGGAGATCGGCGCCATCCCCATCGACTTCGGCAAGGACGACGCGGTGCGGCAGATCCTGGACCGTACCGGCGGCGAGGGCACCGACAAGGGCATCGACGCCGTGGGCTACCAGGCCCAGGGGCGCGAGGCCGGTCATGAGGAGCCCGCGGTGGTGCTCAACTCGCTGGTCGACACGGTGCGGCCGACCGGACGGCTCGGCGTGCCGGGACTGTACGTCCCCTCCGACCCCGGCGCCCCCGACGAGCACGCCAAACGCGGTCAGCTGCTGGTCTCCATCGGCCGGATGTTCGAGAAGGGCCAGCGCATGGGCACGGGCCAGTGCAATGTCAAGCGCTACAACCGCCAGCTGCGCGACCTGATCATCGCCGGTCGCGCCAGGCCCAGCTTCGTGGTCTCGCATGAACTCTCGCTGGCCCAGGCCCCGCAGGCGTACGAGAAGTTCGACAAGCGGGTGGAGGGCTACACCAAGGTGGTGCTGCATCCGGTGCTCGCGGCCTGA